One Pyrofollis japonicus DNA window includes the following coding sequences:
- a CDS encoding class I adenylate-forming enzyme family protein — MSWYPGSPVDYLLHCATVAEESRICDTEGRCITYSGLLVAASRVAEKFSGLVKEGSVAAVAPVNNLPGLVALFAAWLAGLRVAVVDPLSGEWDLRVQLSQARPGLLVVSWDGVEMCRVAEGLGARCIVAEDLYDSVTGSTSPWEGYWRPRPWEELLYYFYAGIAGRSLPVAHTGASLAASGMLTATHFGLEQGSRVYVPVPISHGLGLQIAVFGAMYTCSSIVLYTKRGPLDPREAARSLAESRASHVFSVPLYYKAVLKTGYRGHNGLVAAISAGSPMLPGLQREWRSRTGAPLLQLYGMTEALPITATRPGDPDCSIGRPLPGIETRIMGRSDEGELLVRGPVVMKRYLDEEENEKAFLGRGWLRTGDVVRIDSSGNYYFVRIVKPMLKYKAYPVLIRDLKELLTQHPDVAKAEIMSVDMGDLGEAAAARVWLRKGARVSEHELLEWVNSRVAPYRRLYRVEVMGYA; from the coding sequence TTGTCCTGGTACCCTGGGAGCCCTGTTGACTACTTGTTGCACTGCGCCACGGTTGCTGAGGAGAGCCGTATCTGTGACACGGAGGGGCGCTGCATCACCTACTCTGGGCTCCTGGTTGCTGCGAGCAGGGTTGCTGAGAAGTTCTCCGGGCTCGTCAAGGAGGGCAGTGTTGCAGCTGTTGCTCCTGTTAATAATCTTCCTGGGTTGGTTGCGCTGTTTGCTGCTTGGCTTGCTGGGCTCCGGGTGGCGGTTGTTGATCCTCTGTCCGGGGAGTGGGATCTCCGGGTGCAGCTGAGCCAGGCTAGGCCGGGGCTGCTCGTGGTTAGCTGGGATGGTGTTGAGATGTGCCGCGTCGCTGAGGGGCTGGGGGCCAGGTGCATTGTCGCCGAGGACCTCTACGACTCTGTAACGGGGAGCACATCGCCCTGGGAGGGTTATTGGCGGCCCCGGCCCTGGGAGGAGTTGCTGTACTACTTCTATGCTGGGATAGCTGGGCGCAGCCTACCGGTAGCTCATACCGGTGCATCGCTTGCCGCATCCGGGATGCTGACGGCGACACACTTCGGGCTAGAGCAGGGCTCTAGAGTCTACGTGCCGGTCCCGATAAGCCACGGCCTCGGCCTACAGATAGCCGTTTTCGGCGCCATGTATACGTGCTCCAGCATAGTGCTCTACACCAAGAGGGGGCCCCTTGACCCAAGGGAGGCTGCGAGGAGCCTCGCAGAGAGTAGGGCGAGCCACGTCTTCAGCGTACCCCTATACTACAAGGCTGTGCTCAAGACGGGGTACCGGGGCCACAACGGCCTAGTCGCAGCCATCAGCGCAGGGTCACCGATGCTGCCCGGGCTCCAGAGGGAGTGGAGGAGCCGCACCGGGGCCCCGCTCCTCCAGCTCTACGGGATGACGGAGGCCCTACCCATTACAGCCACGAGGCCAGGAGACCCGGACTGCAGCATCGGGCGCCCATTGCCCGGGATTGAGACGCGGATAATGGGTAGGAGTGATGAGGGCGAGCTCCTAGTGAGGGGCCCGGTGGTCATGAAGCGCTACCTCGATGAAGAGGAGAACGAGAAGGCGTTTCTCGGCAGGGGCTGGCTCCGGACAGGCGACGTGGTACGAATAGACAGCAGCGGCAACTACTACTTCGTCCGCATCGTGAAGCCCATGTTGAAGTATAAGGCGTACCCAGTGCTGATAAGGGATCTCAAGGAGCTACTCACACAGCACCCAGACGTCGCCAAGGCAGAGATCATGAGTGTTGACATGGGTGACTTGGGTGAGGCAGCGGCTGCGCGTGTCTGGCTCCGGAAAGGAGCCAGGGTATCCGAGCACGAGCTGTTGGAGTGGGTTAACTCGAGGGTTGCTCCTTATCGTCGCCTATACCGCGTCGAGGTAATGGGGTACGCGTAG
- a CDS encoding ABC transporter ATP-binding protein, translated as MIIEAGRIWVRLGGVEVLRGVEIRVSQGESVALIGRNGAGKTTLLRTLMGIVRPYRGSVKVKLGNKEFDVTRLKPHKVARLGVGYVPQGRMVFPDLTVEENLEVVYGGKVPSDTLEWIYTVFPELRKLRGRLAGYLSGGEQQMLAVARALVRKPKILLLDEPFEGLAPRAVARLAEALRDIRAEGVGLLVTEPGSVKRVQGVAEAAYGIDRGEIVYRGPLEGILSDPVARKRIWGFE; from the coding sequence ATGATCATAGAGGCGGGCAGGATATGGGTTAGGCTTGGCGGCGTCGAAGTACTGAGAGGAGTCGAGATAAGGGTCTCGCAGGGCGAGTCAGTCGCCCTTATAGGGAGGAACGGTGCTGGCAAGACTACGCTGCTCAGAACACTCATGGGTATAGTGAGGCCGTACCGGGGCTCCGTGAAGGTAAAGCTAGGCAACAAGGAGTTCGATGTCACGAGGCTTAAGCCGCACAAGGTGGCAAGGCTAGGAGTGGGCTACGTGCCGCAGGGGCGCATGGTGTTCCCCGACCTAACTGTCGAGGAGAACCTCGAAGTAGTCTATGGCGGAAAAGTGCCCAGCGACACACTTGAATGGATATACACCGTCTTCCCCGAGCTTAGGAAGCTCCGCGGGAGGCTCGCAGGCTACCTTAGCGGCGGCGAGCAACAAATGCTCGCAGTAGCCCGGGCACTAGTAAGGAAGCCAAAGATACTGCTACTCGACGAGCCCTTCGAGGGCCTAGCGCCTAGGGCCGTGGCCAGGCTGGCTGAGGCTCTCCGCGACATCCGGGCCGAGGGCGTCGGGCTCCTAGTAACCGAGCCGGGAAGCGTTAAGCGCGTCCAAGGAGTAGCCGAGGCAGCGTACGGTATAGACAGGGGAGAAATAGTGTACAGGGGGCCCCTCGAGGGGATACTCTCCGACCCGGTTGCAAGGAAGAGGATATGGGGCTTCGAGTAG
- a CDS encoding ABC transporter ATP-binding protein, giving the protein MGEAREVLVVENARKYFGGVRAVDDVTLKLLEREILSIVGPNGAGKTTLLNIVFGVIKPDKGRVLLRVGDKFLDVTGWPPRRLVRIGLARAFQTPSVFNDMTVIDNVRAAIIARKKALFSLKGYYALGDVEEEAWQLLDYFGLGDKAYVLAKDLSHGERKLLDIVLALASRPRVLLLDEPTAGLSASEKQTVMEIIKRLRDDMGVSVIVVEHDLDVVFGVSDRVVVMYEGRVLAEGPPSVVQEDERVRTLYLGEEEVKKP; this is encoded by the coding sequence ATGGGAGAGGCTAGGGAGGTACTTGTTGTAGAGAATGCTAGGAAGTACTTTGGCGGTGTAAGGGCTGTCGACGACGTCACGCTCAAGCTCTTGGAGCGGGAAATACTGAGCATTGTTGGCCCCAACGGGGCTGGGAAGACAACGCTCCTAAACATAGTCTTCGGGGTAATCAAGCCCGACAAGGGTAGGGTGTTGCTGCGCGTGGGGGACAAGTTCCTCGACGTAACTGGCTGGCCCCCGAGGAGGCTGGTGAGGATCGGGCTGGCAAGAGCTTTCCAGACACCAAGCGTCTTCAACGACATGACTGTTATCGACAACGTAAGGGCCGCCATAATTGCCCGCAAGAAGGCCCTCTTCAGCCTCAAGGGGTACTATGCGCTAGGGGATGTTGAGGAGGAGGCTTGGCAGCTCCTAGACTACTTTGGGCTCGGCGACAAAGCGTACGTGTTGGCGAAGGATCTTAGCCACGGGGAGAGGAAGCTCCTAGACATAGTACTAGCCCTCGCCTCTAGGCCAAGAGTGCTCCTACTCGACGAGCCGACGGCCGGGCTGAGCGCGTCGGAGAAGCAAACCGTGATGGAGATTATAAAGAGGCTCAGGGACGACATGGGTGTATCAGTTATCGTTGTCGAGCACGACCTTGACGTCGTGTTCGGGGTATCGGACAGAGTAGTAGTGATGTATGAGGGCAGGGTGTTGGCCGAAGGGCCTCCCAGCGTCGTCCAAGAGGATGAACGTGTCAGGACCCTGTACCTGGGCGAGGAGGAGGTGAAGAAGCCATGA